CATCGCCCGGGCGACGGCGCTCGGCTTGTAGCGAAGCTGCTCGACCGCCTTGAGAACGCGATCCCGGACTTCAGGACTCGCATATCCGTTTCCGGAGATAACCCGAGAAGCAGTCGATTTCGATACACCAGCCAGTTGGGCCAGCTCCCGCAAACTATGATTCAGCTTATTGTCCAATCCCTATTCTCCTTGCAAAATCCGTCTCTTCCCGGACGGCAATTAGCTTCGCCGGATCACGGGTTGTTATCGAGTCGACGCCCAACTGTGCAAGTCGCCGCATATCGTCCGCCTCTGAAACCGTCCAGACGTAGATAGCCAGACCGCTCCGCTGCACAGCTTCCATAAGTTCTGGCTGAACGACCTGATACGGCACGTTTATCCCAAAGCAGCCGGCTTCGCGAGCATCTGCACACGCCTGGAACACTGCCTCGTCGTAGCTCAGACTGCCGAAGCTTTGCTTGTTCACATTAAGAAGCCTGCGTATGCTTGGAGCGTAACGACTAGCTTTAACCGCTGACCCGTAATCGCAGCCACTGAGAAACACCATCTCCACCATACCCATCCGATTCACCAGAGCTGAGACCGGCTCCAGAGCGCTGTCTGTTTTGATATCAAGGTTCATCATTTTACCGGCTGCGCGTATCTGCTCAAGCACATCCTGAAGCGTTGGAATAAGCGATAGTCTAGCGGTGTTCAACTCCTTCAGTGTCATTTCTGCAAGACTGCCGCAGCTTCCATCTGCCAAAGTGATATTGTCATCGTGGGCAAGCACCGGCACATTGTCCCGAGTCGAACGGATATCGTCTTCGTAAATATCTACGCCAAGTGTTAGGGCTGCCTGAAGTGACTCGAAAGAATGATCGGGATGGCCCATACAGCCAGTATGGGCTGTGATCAGCGGGAATTTGTTCATCGCGGGTATCCTCCTTCTTCGAAATAGATCGCGTTGGTAAAGGCGATCAGTACATCGACTCCTCGTACGGTTCCCCACAGCTCAGCGCGAATCCACCTGCGGGGGATATCTGGAGTGGAATCCCTCAGTTGGGCTTCAAATTGCATCATCTGTTCGTCCGATGAAGACGGAACTTCAAGATTAAGCTCCTCGCCCAGATTGGAACATAGCTTCAATCTGCAGACCTGCTTCTGTAGCGACCAGAGTCCGGTGCGTACCGAGAAGTCCAGCGTCAAGTTCGCCCGGACCGGATCCTCTGCAGCTTCCCGTCTCTCGACTACCGTTGGAACGGTAGAGCCGATTGCATACAATGCATCTCCAGCTTCCAGCGTCAAGGTCAGCAGAGGACCTATCGTTACCGACGCGCGCCCTTCCCGCAGCGCTTGGATAAGCGTTTCTTCATGGAGCGAAAGGGCTGTCGAGCCTCCGTTCCCCGCCACTGCGTCGTCCTCAATCCCGAGATAAGTAACTGAGATCGGATCGTCTGTCTCGCCCTGCGCATGCCAGTCCCTGCCTGAAGTGGCTGAAATCCGATATCCTTCGTTCAGCTTGTGAGTCCACAGATCAAAAGCTCGCCGATTGTTCGTCTGAATGGAAGGGAACGTGCCGGACCAGACTTCGATGTAATCGACAGCGGACCAGTTCCCAATCTCGTATTCCCAGAAGCAACCGGTACAGGCAGGACTGCCGATTCGGAAGGGATGAGCAAGCCCGGCGATTCCACCGAGTCGATGCACGTTCTCGATCCCCGCATCAATTCCATCCCGATTCGCTTGACGCCAGTCGGCAAAAGCGCTAAGTCCTATCGTCACCATATGACCGTAAAAAGTTGTCCACTCCATACCGGGAATGATTCGTAGTCCGTATTTCCGCTCGATTTCTGCTTTGCCGCTCAAGCCGGACATCGTGTTGTGATCGGTCAGCGCGATGGCGTCGAAGCCCAGATTGGCTGCTCCCGCTGCCAGTTCTCCCAGCGTCTGACTGCCATCGCTGTGCAGCGTATGTGTATGCAGTTCACAGGCGAACCACTTCATATCGAGTCCTCCTCTGTCGTCCAGACTTCCAGCCGATAAGTGCACGTATCGGTCACGATGCAATGCAGGCTTAATGTGACGCTCCAGGGCCCCGGAACCAGCTCGCCCGCCATAAGGCCGGGAGAAGCTTCTCGATCCGATACGTATAGATCCTGCACCTCGTCTTGGCGGTGGCACGCCCCTCGGTATCCGCGAGCATCGTCCAGCGAGAGTGTGATCAGATTTTTCAGAGGGAGATGCCGATCAGCATTGGCAATCGCGTATTCCCGATGTTCCGGCAAAATGTATAGATCGTAACTTTCCTTGAGCAGCCGTAGCGTCTTCGGCGTATATTGTAATCGCAGGTTCAGCTTCACGCAGCCCTCTTCCAACTCAAAAGGAATGCGGATATGTGTTTTGGAATCCTTCGGAGATGCGTATCCTTGTAGATCCAGCAGCTTCATTGCGCCGCACCACCTTTCATTAATTCGTTATCTTCATGACTTACGTTATGCACGTTTTGCTGAATGTGGGACCGTTCCCATATCTAATACTTATGTTACGGGTTAAAAATCAGGTCCATATCTGCATCGTGTTAATATTCTGTAAATGCAAAAAAGACCGAACTTCTATTAAAAGAAGACCGGTCTTTGTATTTTTTTATCGCTAGATTGTTTTCACACTGCATACAAGTGGCAGCACATAAATTTTCTCCTGAATGGATTCTTAAAATCGATTGATTGAAAATGGAGAAATGTTATGTTCCGTTTTCCCTGATATAATCAAATCACTTAAAATCTGTCCAACTACACTACTAAATTTAAAGCCATGTCCTGAGAAACCTGATGCAATGGCAACGTTAGGATAGTTAGGATGTGTATCGATAATAAAATCTTCATCAGGAGTCATTGTATACATACACGTTTTACCGAACTTCAATTCTTGTGCTGAGGGCATATAGTGTTGCAAAAATTGTTTTAAATCTGTCGTGTCTTCCTCTAGTTCACCAAATTCCAGGATGGCTTCATCTGGATTGATTTTATCTCCTCCATCATGTCGGCCTAATTTTAATCCGGAACCATCAATGCTTGGGAAACCATAATAATGTCCGTGAGATGTTTCAAACGAAAAGGCTGGGAACTCCTTATGATTATATAAATCATCTTTAGTATCAAACCAGGCAAATGTTTTTCTTATAGGATTAAGAGGAAGATTTAGATCCAACATGGAAAGGAGACTTCCTGACCAGGCCCCTGCTGAAACTACTAACGCATTAGCACTAAAAGTATGATCTTCGGTCTTGATGGTAACTCTTTTATCATGAACCATAATTTCTTTTACTTTACTATTGGTTATGATGGTAGCTCCGTTTTGCTCTGCGAGTTCTCGATATGCTTCAATGCATTCCTCACATTTCAACACTCCTGAGGTTGGTTCGTAGCAACCAATGTAATTGTTCGGTAAATTGATGCCTGGCCAGCGCTTATTTACTTCATTAGAATCTAAAATCTCAAGTGGTAATGAATAGGTTTTTGAGCTTGAAATGATATTTTGGATAAAATCTGTTTTCTCGTAACCCACGTTTATAACCCCAGTAGGGAGAAATAATTGTTTTCCCGACACTTTCTCTAAGTCATTCCATAATTCTTGAGCCTTGAGTGCCAACGGAACATAATTTTCACCTTCACCATACGCGTGCCGAATGATTCTTGTCTCTCCGTGATGACTGCCTTTGTTATGGGGCGGGTTAAAGGAATCTATTAATAGTGTACTTTTCCCACTCTTGGATAAAAAATAACCCGCCGCCATCCCCATTGAACCTGCTCCTATTACAATTACGTCATAATGCATTGCAAGTTGCCTCCTTGTAAGAAATCCCCATGTAACTTAAGTATTAAGTATGGCTAGTATTCTTCTATATTACTAATGATATTAACACTTAACAATTGCGCTATCCTGGACATGATACCCAAGTCATAATAAAAAAACCGCATAACAATGCGGTTTTCTTAGATTCGTAAATTTACTATTACTGAGCCGTTAAAATCAGCGGTCCATCCGAGGTGATTGCGATCGTATGCTCATATTGTGCCGACAACTTGCCGTCGGCCGTTCTCGCCGTCCACTGATCGTCGTCGATCGTGATACGGAACGTTCCTTCGTTGATCATCGGTTCAATCGTAAACACCATGCCTTCTTTTAATCGAATGCCTTTGCCGGCTACGCCGATATGCTCATAGGTCGGTTCCTCATGCAGGCTCCGCCCAATCCCGTGTGCCAACAGATCACGTACCACCGAGTACCCATGCGCTTCCGCATGCTTTTGAATCGCCGACGTTATGTCGCCGAGCCGGCCTCCGGGTATAGCCCGAGCAATTCCCAGATCCAAGCATTCCTTTGTCACCTTCATTAACTTTTGCACTTCCGGCCGAATATTGCCTACCGCATAGCTCACACACGAATCGCCGAACCATCCCCCGTATTCCACGACGATGTCGAGTTTTAGCAAGTCTCCATCCATGATTACCCGTTTCGAAGGAATGCCGTGGGCCACCACATCGTTGATCGAAATGCAGGTTTCGGCGGGGAAACCATTATAGCCTTTCGTAAACTGCTTGCCACCCAGCTTGGTGATGTGCCTGGCAACAAAATCATTGATTTCTAGTGTGGTGATGCCAGGCTCGATGAGTTTGGTCACCTCGCGGTAACAGTCCGCAACGATTTGGCTCGCCGGCTTCATTTCTTCAATTTCCCTAGGTGATTTTATAATGATCATCTTTTGTATATTCACTCCTTAGGCACCCTATAATTTTAAAAACCCGACGATATCCCCTGCCTCCTCGTGCAGCTTTTCGCGACGCAGCGAAAGCGAGGCGCACCCAACCAAGGCAGCCATCAGCATTTCCGCGCGCTGTAGCCGATACGGCTGCTCCGCCGCGTTTCCGCCGGAAGCAGCATCCTCGTCCGCCGCACGCCCGGTGTCCACCAGCGCAGCAAACGGCGAGAGCACCTCATCTTGAAAAGCAGCCATGAGCTTGGTCGAGCGTGCTTCAGGTAGCGAGGCAATCCCCTCAAGAGCCAGCTTATACAGCAGGTATATGGCGTGGTCCTCCGCCCAAAGCTGCAGCAACTGGACGCTGGCTGCCGCGACTGGGCCAAGTTCTGCGGAAGCGGTCGTTTCGTAGTTTCCGCTTTGGGAATCCGCGACAGCAAAGTTTCCGGTATTCGCCGCAGAAGCAAAGGCGAGGGGCCCATTCGCTGGCTCATCCCCCGAATTCGAAGCGTGTGGGGCTGCTGGTGCTCCCCCGGCCCGCTCCAACGCATCCCACAGCAGATCGTGGAGCAAATCGCCTTTATTACTGTAATAATGGTATACCGTGCCATATCCGAGTCCCGCCTCATTGGCCACATCTCGGATTTCGAGTAAAGACCCTTTATTCAAAAACACATCGGCAGCGGCTTTACGAATTTGCGCCAGGCGCCGCAGCCGGATCTCTTCGTTTTGTTCTTTTGTGCGTGGAGTCATCTCGTCCGCTCACCTCTTTTATTTTTGACCTACTCTTATGTCAATATAAAACATTAGCTTGCAAATAACAAGAATTAGCTGGAGGATTACGGAAAAACAGACATACTAAGCGGGTGCCCCGGCTTAATATGTCTGTTACTTAACGAGTATATAGCTTTACCACAACATATAATGACAAAGCGTTTTAACACTTCGTTCTTGTCCTTCCAAATTAACTCGCGCCATTTTACCCCTTTGATTAGCTGTTGAATGTTACTCTGACCAAAATACATTTGGATACCATTGCTTTGCAGATGGGATTACCAGGCGTACACGCCTTGCTCATTCAAGAATTCGCCGTTATGATGTTTGCCATCTGTCGCATAACCCACGATAATCGCAGCAGCTGCCTCTTTTGATTTACCGCCTTCAGCATTTCCGTTGAGGTCTGTTGATGTGAATCCAGGCGTTACCGCAAATACTTGAGCCCTGCTGCTTTTAAGTTCATAAGCCATCGAAACTGTCATAGCATTGTTGGCCGTTTTGGATGAGTTATAATCGAATGCGTTTAAAGCAAATCCAGCATTTTGCATATGATCCAGAGAAGCCATGTCGGTCGATACATTAACGATTGTGCCTTCGTTATCTTTGATTAACGGGAACAAACGCTGGTTCAGACGAAAGGTTCCGAAAAAGTTGACTTCAAAAGCGCTCCTCAGATTCTCTTCTTTGGTATCCGTAAAAGAACGGGCGAAAGCACCCGGCATACCCGCATTATTGATCAAAAGTGTTAAGTACGGATAATCCTTGGCAATCATATCGGCTGCCCTTTCGATAGTTTCCAAGTCACTCATGTCAATTTGCACAAATTCTATGTCTAACCCCTCAGAAGTTAACTCGGTAACAGCTGCTTCGCCCCGTTCAACGCTGCGTGCACCAAGGACGACTTTCCAGCCGGCTTGTCCTAACTGCTTAACGATTTCGAATCCGATTCCTTTATTTGCTCCAGTTACAAAAGCGGTCTTCTTCATGTGAATCCTCATTTCTCTAATTTGATTTCATTAACAATACATAAGTTACTATGCTACACTTAGTGTAGGTCAACTATAAATTTTGATAAAAAAGAGGGTTAACATGTTAACGATTGGAGAAGTAGCGAAGAAAGTCGATATCGCTATCGGGGCGATACGCTTTTACGAAAGAAAGGGCCTGTTGAAGCCTGCTGCGCGAAGTGAGCAGAATAACCGTCTTTACACGGAAGATGATCTGAACTGGCTGGTTTTTATCAAATGTCTTCGCGAAACCGGGATGAGTGTGGAGGATATCAAAACGTATTATGACAAAGTAAATGAAGGAACCTCGACTCTGCCGGAAAGAACCAAACTGATTCAAGATCAAAGGCAAAAGTTGCTGGAAGATATCGAGGAGAAAAAAGCGCAGCTCGTTCATTTGGATCACAAATTGGAGCGCTATTATCGCGGAGAAAATTATTAAGATAAGTCTTTTCCTAAAGACAAAACTTTTGAATTTCATGTAATTAGAACGTTGAACCCAAAAAAGGCAGACGATCACGTTTGATCGTCTGCCTTCTTCATTTTATTTAGCTATAGTTCGCATAAGCTAAAGTTTCAACATCGATGAAACTATTGTTTAAATAGGTTGACAATGAGAATTGTTATCAATAATGTGGAGTGAGTTACTATCGAAATGAGGTACACAACGTGAAAATAGATGTGAATCAGTTAGCAGAACATTTTGCACACATTCCTTTTCAAGTAGAGGGAATATATAGATATGCTACAAATCCAGGAGTGAATCACGCTGACTATACCGACTCTTTTCCTGGATTTGTGTTTCCCCTTACAGGAAAGATACAATTTCAATTTAATGGAACACCTTATATTCTTTCGCCAGGAAAAGTGGTGCATGGTGGTGCAAAAATGAAATTGGATGAAAAAACGTTTGATAACTCCAACTGGGAATATATCCTTGTTTTATACCGTATATGTAGCTCAGAACTAGAAGAGTCAAGCTTTTCCCATCAGCATTTTGAATTATCAACGGGACAATCCCCACGTCTTATCGAATTAATTATGCAGCTTTGGCATGTGTATAATCAGCGTGGAGGCATTTCAAAATTTCAGACTGAAATGCTGTTTCGCGATGTGCTGAACGAAGCCTTAATAAGTGTGTCGAATAGGCAAATGAGTAGTGAATCACATACTTTATTCGAACGGGTATCTAATTATATTCATGAATACTACTATCATGGCCTTACCATAACATCGCTCGCAGAACAATATAACGTTAATCGAAATCGACTTTCTTACGTATTCAAAAAACATGCAGGGATGGGCCCGGCAGAATATCTATTAAAATACCGTATAAACATGGCACAAAAAATGCTATTTACAAGTGATGTGCCAGTACAGCAAATTGCACAAGCGGTTGGAATTGCTGACCCTTTTTATTTTAGTAAAGTGTTCAAGAAACAATTTGGATTTTCTCCTACTGAATATCGACGGAAGTTCATCAATAATCCATGCTAACTTCAACAGGCATCCATTTTAAAGCGAAAATTAAATCAGTATACTTATGGCAGACCAAGAAAAACATCATCATGTCTTGAGTTGCGTATGCAGCATTATATCGAAGGTGAAAAATAAGGAGGGCTTACTATCCATTATCAAGTGATTAAACTAAGCGAAGAACTATCTAAAATAAAAGATAATTGGTCACCCCAACTAATTGGTGAATTGAATGACCATGAATTTAAGATCGTTAAAATTGACGGGGATTATGAATGGCATGTTCATCCCGAAACCGATAAGTTATTTTTCGTGATTGAAGGCGAGATGATCATTGATTTTCGTGATGGTCAGGTGAGAATTTCCAAGGATGAGATGTTTATTGTCCCGAGGGGACTTGAGATCAAACCCTCCGCCGAAAAGGAATGTCATATCATGTTGATGGAACCTAAAAGTGAAGGCAACACTGGCGGGACTGAGTCCGCATAAATACCTTACTACGTTTAATCGAACGGTAATTGTACTAAACGAATCTAAGCCCCTTCAGCAATGAAGGGGCTTTTGCTTTTTAAGATAACACATGTCACTGAACAGTTGAATGGGTTTATTAACAAACCGATTTTAAATAAATAGATTATGATTTGCATGAGCTGCCTGCCCCAGATAGTAACCCACTCCACCGATGTTAACCGAATCCATTAATTCTTCACGCTGAATCCCCATTAAATCCATGGACATCTGGCAAGCGACAAACTCAACTCCCTGCGCAGTTGCGGTCTGCATCAGTTCTTCCAGAGAAGCAACATTATTATTCTTCATAATGCCTCGAATAATCTTTGGGCCAACTCCAAGCATATTCATTTTGGACATGCCTAGCTTGTGGCTACCGCGCGGTAACATCATGTCAAACATGCGGCCAATCATTGTTTTGGATACAGGCTGTGGCTGATGCTTACGGATAATATTCAATCCCCAGAAAGTGAAGAACATGGTTACTTTACGTCCACTTGCTGCTGCCCCATTTGCAATAATAAGAGAAGCAATCGCTTTATCTAGATCACCACTGAAGACAACCATCGTGCTCGCAGGCTCCTCTTTAGGAGTTTCCATAGCTGAAGATGCGGTCTGCGCGGTATTCTTGGCAATTACAGCTTCAATAGTACCGCCTTTGGATCGTTCCAAGTGTAGAAGTGAGGAACCAGACATCGTTGCCCATGCTCTCACATCTTCATAAAATCCTGGATCGGAAGCTTTCACCCGTAGGGTCTCTCCATTCGATAGTTGATCCATTTTCTGCTTAAGTTGTATCAGCGGACCGGGACAACTTAAACCGCACACGTTCAACTCGTTATCAATACGCTGTGGCTCTGTAAAGATTGGATTGGAGAGCTCTGCTTCCTTTACAGCATGTTTCGGATTGTTGTTCTGACCCTGTCCATCATTATTATCATGGTTTCCGGTAGAAATTGGAGCAGGCCGAAATTGTGCTTGGCGGTATGTTTTATAACCTCCACTCAGATTTTTCACATTAAAGCCATGCTGACGCAAAATCTGCGAAGCTGTATATCCACGCAGACCAACCTGGCAGTATACCCAAATATCTTTGGTTGAGTCTAATTCATCTAATCGCTGACGAAGCTCATCCACTGAAATATTTATGGAGTCCGGAATATTCCCATTGCGATGCTCCAGCTCACTGCGTACATCCAGCAATATCGACTGCTCCGGCTGACGTTCAGTTAGCTGATCATAGGTGAACGTTTCAACACGTCCAGCCGTAATATTTTCAGCTGCATAACCAGCCATATTAACTGGATCTTTCGCAGAGGAATACGGTGGCGCGTAACTCAACTCAAGCTCTGATAAATCACTGATGTGACCCCCAAAATGAATGGCTACAGCTATGTCATCAATCCGTTTATCCACACCGTCATAACCAATTGCTTGTGCACCTAAAATTTTACCTACGGGAGTAAACAGCAGTTTAAGAGTAATCGCGCTGGAACCAGGATAATACGATGCATGAGATGCAGGATGCACAATTACAGTTCGATAATCGATGCCGAGACGTTTTAGTGTTTTCTCATTACTACCTGTAGTTGCTCCGGTCATTCCAAACACTTTAATAATTACCGTTCCTTGTGTTCCTTTGTAGATGGAACTTAGTCCGGCGATTCGATCTGCAACAATTCGTCCCTGTTTGTTGGCAGGTCCAGCAAGCGGAATAGCTGTCTTTGTGCCATGAATGGTTTCAGTTACTTCGATGGCATCGCCAACAGCATAGATATGTGGCACACTGCTTTCGAGTGCTTCGTTGACCATAATATGTCCACGTGTTCCTAGGGAAACTCCGCTATTTCTCAGAAAAGCTGTATCTGGAGTTACTCCTATCGCAAGAATAACCAGGTCAGCTGTCAGAACATGACCATCAGATAGTTCAACACCAATGCCATGCTCAAGTGAACGAAAGCCCTGTACACGCTTGGAAAACAGCAGCTTTACCCCATTTTGCTCCATTTCCTGTGCCAAGGCTGCTGCCAGCTCAGCATCAAATGGGGTGAGCAGCTGATCATTACTCTCTACCAACGTTACATCCAATCCGGCTTCCTTCAAATTTTCTGCCATTTCAACACCAATAAATCCTCCGCCTATAACAATCGATAATGCGTTGTTAGATGAATTAATTTGCTTCTTGATGCGATCAATATCTGGAATGCTGCGCACTGTATAAATCAGTGGATTATCCGTACCCGGCAGATCGGGAATAATTGGCTTGGCACCTGGTGACAAAATCAATTCGTCATAGCTTTCTTCATATTGACCGCGCTCCTGGCTTTGTACCTGAACTGTACGAGTATGCGGATCAATAGCGACGACCTCACTTCGTGTACGCACATCAATATTAAATCGATCGACCATACCTTTGGGAGTTTGTACTAGCAAACGCTCTCGATCCTCGATCGAGCCACCAATATAATAAGGTAAGCCGCAATTGGCAAACGATATATAGGGTCCTTTTTCAAATATGATAATTTCGGCATGTTCATCCAGGCGGCGCAGACGGGCAGCTGCTGATGCACCACCCGCTACTCCGCCCACAATCAGTACTTTTTTACTCATGATTCACAATCTTCCTCTCCAAACAAAATAGGTATCATCTGTTCAATCCGTTGGTCGGCAAGCACATAATTTACTTCAAGGCCATTGCGCTCAGTCGTTACAATACCTGCACTGCGTAGCTTCTGCAAATGCTGGGAAACTGTTGATTGGGGAAGATCTAGACACTCCTGCATATATGAAACATTACATTTCTTTTTTCGCATCAACCCGCGCACAATGCACAGACGAATCGGATGTGATAGAGCTTTCAGTAAATTAGCAGGTTCATCGAACTGTTTTAAATTAGTGCTATCAAAAGCTTCTGTATTCAAAAATACCCCTCCTGAATCGTTATATCGTAATATTACGATATTTGAATTGAGATGTCAAAATATTTTCATCTTATGCTCATGGCCCTATAAAATTTTAACCAACAAATTTATAAGGCAGCTGAACGTATTCAATCAATAATCAATTAAGTAAAGTATTTCTTTTAATATGTTAATCCTAAAATTAATACCTGAGGATACATAAAAATATTCCTTATATCTAGAAGCTGATTTCCCCCTCTTACTCTCCCCAATCTGTTAGTCACATCTAACA
This window of the Paenibacillus marchantiae genome carries:
- a CDS encoding glycerophosphodiester phosphodiesterase; protein product: MNKFPLITAHTGCMGHPDHSFESLQAALTLGVDIYEDDIRSTRDNVPVLAHDDNITLADGSCGSLAEMTLKELNTARLSLIPTLQDVLEQIRAAGKMMNLDIKTDSALEPVSALVNRMGMVEMVFLSGCDYGSAVKASRYAPSIRRLLNVNKQSFGSLSYDEAVFQACADAREAGCFGINVPYQVVQPELMEAVQRSGLAIYVWTVSEADDMRRLAQLGVDSITTRDPAKLIAVREETDFARRIGIGQ
- a CDS encoding CehA/McbA family metallohydrolase, yielding MKWFACELHTHTLHSDGSQTLGELAAGAANLGFDAIALTDHNTMSGLSGKAEIERKYGLRIIPGMEWTTFYGHMVTIGLSAFADWRQANRDGIDAGIENVHRLGGIAGLAHPFRIGSPACTGCFWEYEIGNWSAVDYIEVWSGTFPSIQTNNRRAFDLWTHKLNEGYRISATSGRDWHAQGETDDPISVTYLGIEDDAVAGNGGSTALSLHEETLIQALREGRASVTIGPLLTLTLEAGDALYAIGSTVPTVVERREAAEDPVRANLTLDFSVRTGLWSLQKQVCRLKLCSNLGEELNLEVPSSSDEQMMQFEAQLRDSTPDIPRRWIRAELWGTVRGVDVLIAFTNAIYFEEGGYPR
- the solA gene encoding N-methyl-L-tryptophan oxidase, yielding MHYDVIVIGAGSMGMAAGYFLSKSGKSTLLIDSFNPPHNKGSHHGETRIIRHAYGEGENYVPLALKAQELWNDLEKVSGKQLFLPTGVINVGYEKTDFIQNIISSSKTYSLPLEILDSNEVNKRWPGINLPNNYIGCYEPTSGVLKCEECIEAYRELAEQNGATIITNSKVKEIMVHDKRVTIKTEDHTFSANALVVSAGAWSGSLLSMLDLNLPLNPIRKTFAWFDTKDDLYNHKEFPAFSFETSHGHYYGFPSIDGSGLKLGRHDGGDKINPDEAILEFGELEEDTTDLKQFLQHYMPSAQELKFGKTCMYTMTPDEDFIIDTHPNYPNVAIASGFSGHGFKFSSVVGQILSDLIISGKTEHNISPFSINRF
- the map gene encoding type I methionyl aminopeptidase: MIIIKSPREIEEMKPASQIVADCYREVTKLIEPGITTLEINDFVARHITKLGGKQFTKGYNGFPAETCISINDVVAHGIPSKRVIMDGDLLKLDIVVEYGGWFGDSCVSYAVGNIRPEVQKLMKVTKECLDLGIARAIPGGRLGDITSAIQKHAEAHGYSVVRDLLAHGIGRSLHEEPTYEHIGVAGKGIRLKEGMVFTIEPMINEGTFRITIDDDQWTARTADGKLSAQYEHTIAITSDGPLILTAQ
- a CDS encoding TetR/AcrR family transcriptional regulator → MTPRTKEQNEEIRLRRLAQIRKAAADVFLNKGSLLEIRDVANEAGLGYGTVYHYYSNKGDLLHDLLWDALERAGGAPAAPHASNSGDEPANGPLAFASAANTGNFAVADSQSGNYETTASAELGPVAAASVQLLQLWAEDHAIYLLYKLALEGIASLPEARSTKLMAAFQDEVLSPFAALVDTGRAADEDAASGGNAAEQPYRLQRAEMLMAALVGCASLSLRREKLHEEAGDIVGFLKL
- a CDS encoding SDR family NAD(P)-dependent oxidoreductase, with translation MKKTAFVTGANKGIGFEIVKQLGQAGWKVVLGARSVERGEAAVTELTSEGLDIEFVQIDMSDLETIERAADMIAKDYPYLTLLINNAGMPGAFARSFTDTKEENLRSAFEVNFFGTFRLNQRLFPLIKDNEGTIVNVSTDMASLDHMQNAGFALNAFDYNSSKTANNAMTVSMAYELKSSRAQVFAVTPGFTSTDLNGNAEGGKSKEAAAAIIVGYATDGKHHNGEFLNEQGVYAW
- a CDS encoding MerR family transcriptional regulator translates to MLTIGEVAKKVDIAIGAIRFYERKGLLKPAARSEQNNRLYTEDDLNWLVFIKCLRETGMSVEDIKTYYDKVNEGTSTLPERTKLIQDQRQKLLEDIEEKKAQLVHLDHKLERYYRGENY
- a CDS encoding helix-turn-helix transcriptional regulator; protein product: MKIDVNQLAEHFAHIPFQVEGIYRYATNPGVNHADYTDSFPGFVFPLTGKIQFQFNGTPYILSPGKVVHGGAKMKLDEKTFDNSNWEYILVLYRICSSELEESSFSHQHFELSTGQSPRLIELIMQLWHVYNQRGGISKFQTEMLFRDVLNEALISVSNRQMSSESHTLFERVSNYIHEYYYHGLTITSLAEQYNVNRNRLSYVFKKHAGMGPAEYLLKYRINMAQKMLFTSDVPVQQIAQAVGIADPFYFSKVFKKQFGFSPTEYRRKFINNPC
- a CDS encoding cupin domain-containing protein; this translates as MHYQVIKLSEELSKIKDNWSPQLIGELNDHEFKIVKIDGDYEWHVHPETDKLFFVIEGEMIIDFRDGQVRISKDEMFIVPRGLEIKPSAEKECHIMLMEPKSEGNTGGTESA
- a CDS encoding FAD-dependent oxidoreductase, producing the protein MSKKVLIVGGVAGGASAAARLRRLDEHAEIIIFEKGPYISFANCGLPYYIGGSIEDRERLLVQTPKGMVDRFNIDVRTRSEVVAIDPHTRTVQVQSQERGQYEESYDELILSPGAKPIIPDLPGTDNPLIYTVRSIPDIDRIKKQINSSNNALSIVIGGGFIGVEMAENLKEAGLDVTLVESNDQLLTPFDAELAAALAQEMEQNGVKLLFSKRVQGFRSLEHGIGVELSDGHVLTADLVILAIGVTPDTAFLRNSGVSLGTRGHIMVNEALESSVPHIYAVGDAIEVTETIHGTKTAIPLAGPANKQGRIVADRIAGLSSIYKGTQGTVIIKVFGMTGATTGSNEKTLKRLGIDYRTVIVHPASHASYYPGSSAITLKLLFTPVGKILGAQAIGYDGVDKRIDDIAVAIHFGGHISDLSELELSYAPPYSSAKDPVNMAGYAAENITAGRVETFTYDQLTERQPEQSILLDVRSELEHRNGNIPDSINISVDELRQRLDELDSTKDIWVYCQVGLRGYTASQILRQHGFNVKNLSGGYKTYRQAQFRPAPISTGNHDNNDGQGQNNNPKHAVKEAELSNPIFTEPQRIDNELNVCGLSCPGPLIQLKQKMDQLSNGETLRVKASDPGFYEDVRAWATMSGSSLLHLERSKGGTIEAVIAKNTAQTASSAMETPKEEPASTMVVFSGDLDKAIASLIIANGAAASGRKVTMFFTFWGLNIIRKHQPQPVSKTMIGRMFDMMLPRGSHKLGMSKMNMLGVGPKIIRGIMKNNNVASLEELMQTATAQGVEFVACQMSMDLMGIQREELMDSVNIGGVGYYLGQAAHANHNLFI
- a CDS encoding ArsR/SmtB family transcription factor, which gives rise to MNTEAFDSTNLKQFDEPANLLKALSHPIRLCIVRGLMRKKKCNVSYMQECLDLPQSTVSQHLQKLRSAGIVTTERNGLEVNYVLADQRIEQMIPILFGEEDCES